From the genome of Pantoea alfalfae, one region includes:
- a CDS encoding MFS transporter: protein MSSIAQSAPQVKPSLHKTLFATCIGNALEWFDIAVYGFFASYIAHVFFPVSDPSVSLLLTFGSFGISFLIRPLGAIVLGNYADRYGRKKALLLSINLMMLGGAIITFMPGYATIGLAAPLLIILARLIQGFSAGGEFGSSTAFLVEHFPERKAFIASWQFATQGASTLMASVFGLGLTQWLSESEIQAWGWRIPFAFGLLIGPLGIYIRRHVQEPASFASQEKEAAPLRTLFGRQKALIALAIGVMVISTAVNYMLNYIPTYATKTLHLPGSVAFTATLIAGIILTVVTPIMGLWAERIGRLPLMWGSLLLLVVTIYPAFKWMVDHTTPTTLILLVAWMALLKSIYFSTVPSVMADLFPATTRASGMAISYNVAVTVFGGFAPLICSMLIAATGSSLAPGYYLMAVAVLSGIALLRCSKRVS, encoded by the coding sequence GCGCACGTCTTCTTCCCGGTCAGCGATCCGTCGGTATCGCTGCTGCTGACCTTTGGTAGTTTTGGTATTTCCTTCCTGATCCGTCCGCTGGGAGCCATTGTGCTCGGCAACTATGCCGACCGGTATGGTCGCAAAAAGGCGCTGCTGCTGTCGATTAACCTGATGATGCTGGGCGGGGCGATCATTACCTTTATGCCGGGCTACGCCACCATCGGTCTGGCGGCACCGCTGCTGATCATCCTGGCGCGTCTGATTCAGGGCTTCTCTGCTGGCGGCGAATTTGGCAGTTCGACCGCCTTCCTGGTGGAGCACTTTCCTGAGCGCAAAGCCTTTATCGCCAGCTGGCAGTTCGCCACCCAGGGGGCGAGCACGCTGATGGCATCGGTTTTTGGGCTGGGGCTGACACAGTGGCTGAGCGAAAGTGAGATTCAGGCGTGGGGCTGGCGTATCCCGTTTGCTTTCGGCTTACTGATTGGGCCTCTGGGGATCTACATTCGCCGTCATGTGCAGGAACCTGCCAGCTTTGCATCGCAGGAAAAGGAAGCCGCACCGCTTAGAACGCTGTTCGGGCGGCAGAAAGCGCTGATCGCGCTGGCAATTGGCGTGATGGTGATCTCGACCGCAGTCAACTACATGCTCAATTACATTCCGACCTATGCCACCAAAACGCTGCACCTGCCAGGCTCGGTCGCCTTCACCGCCACGCTGATAGCGGGGATTATCCTGACGGTGGTAACGCCCATCATGGGGTTGTGGGCGGAGCGTATTGGCCGGTTGCCGCTGATGTGGGGATCGCTGCTGTTACTGGTGGTCACCATCTATCCCGCATTTAAATGGATGGTCGATCATACCACGCCCACCACGCTGATCCTGCTGGTGGCCTGGATGGCGCTGCTGAAGTCGATCTACTTCTCGACGGTGCCGTCGGTGATGGCCGATCTCTTCCCGGCGACTACCCGCGCCAGCGGGATGGCGATCAGTTACAACGTGGCTGTAACGGTATTCGGCGGGTTTGCGCCGCTGATTTGCAGCATGCTGATTGCCGCCACCGGCAGCAGTCTGGCACCAGGCTACTACCTGATGGCAGTGGCTGTGCTGAGCGGTATCGCGCTGCTGCGCTGCAGTAAGCGGGTGTCATAG
- the aldA gene encoding aldehyde dehydrogenase: protein MTTHHQHYINGEFVAHQGDQWIEVTNPATEALLSRIPQGTRQDASLAINAAEAAQPAWEALPAAERGVWLHKIAGTIRNREPELTATIVAEGGKTQGLARTEVLFTADYLDYMAEWARRYEGEIINSDRPNENIFLFKKAIGVTTGILPWNFPFFLIARKAAPALITGNTIVIKPSELTPNNAALFADIIQTLGLPTGVINIVYGLGPEVGQELAANPKVGLVSLTGSVGAGIATMEAAAKNVTKVSLELGGKAPAIVMEDADLDLAVRSIISSRVINSGQVCNCVERVYVQEGIYDRFISALTTAFQQVTFGDPAERSDIDMGPLINAAARDRVEQKVADAVAAGAKVVLGGKRAGERGFFFQPTLLTDVRQEMAIMQEEIFGPVLPVMTFKTLDEAIALANDCEYGLTSSIYTQNLNTTMIALRKLKFGETYVNRENFEAMQGFHAGWRKSGVGGADGKHGLEEYLQTHVAYLQFS, encoded by the coding sequence GAAGTCACCAATCCGGCCACTGAAGCGTTGCTGTCACGCATACCCCAGGGCACCCGTCAGGATGCCAGCCTTGCGATCAATGCCGCCGAAGCCGCTCAGCCGGCGTGGGAAGCGCTGCCTGCGGCAGAGCGCGGCGTCTGGCTGCACAAAATCGCCGGCACCATCCGCAACCGCGAGCCTGAACTGACGGCAACCATCGTGGCGGAAGGCGGCAAAACCCAGGGACTGGCCAGGACGGAAGTGCTGTTTACCGCCGACTACCTCGATTACATGGCGGAGTGGGCCCGCCGTTATGAAGGCGAGATCATCAACAGCGACCGCCCCAACGAAAACATCTTCCTGTTTAAAAAAGCGATTGGCGTCACCACCGGGATTTTACCGTGGAACTTTCCCTTTTTCCTGATCGCCCGCAAAGCGGCGCCAGCCCTGATCACGGGCAACACGATTGTGATTAAACCCAGCGAGCTGACGCCGAACAATGCCGCACTGTTTGCCGACATTATCCAGACGCTGGGTCTGCCCACTGGCGTCATCAACATTGTCTATGGTCTGGGACCGGAAGTGGGACAGGAACTGGCGGCAAATCCTAAGGTCGGGCTGGTGAGCCTGACGGGCAGCGTCGGCGCAGGTATCGCCACCATGGAAGCCGCGGCTAAAAATGTGACCAAAGTGTCGCTGGAACTGGGCGGCAAAGCGCCCGCCATCGTGATGGAGGATGCCGACCTGGATCTCGCGGTGCGATCTATTATCAGCTCACGAGTTATCAACAGCGGCCAGGTCTGTAACTGCGTGGAGCGCGTCTATGTGCAGGAAGGTATTTACGATCGTTTTATCAGCGCACTGACTACCGCATTTCAGCAGGTGACGTTTGGCGATCCCGCCGAACGCAGTGATATCGATATGGGACCGCTGATTAATGCCGCCGCACGGGATCGGGTCGAGCAGAAAGTGGCAGACGCCGTTGCCGCAGGCGCAAAAGTAGTACTGGGCGGCAAGCGTGCCGGAGAGCGAGGCTTTTTCTTCCAGCCCACGCTGCTGACCGATGTCCGTCAGGAGATGGCGATTATGCAGGAGGAGATTTTTGGTCCGGTGCTGCCGGTAATGACCTTTAAAACGCTGGATGAGGCAATTGCGCTGGCCAACGACTGCGAGTACGGACTGACCTCCTCAATTTATACGCAGAATCTCAATACCACCATGATTGCGCTGCGCAAACTTAAGTTTGGCGAAACCTATGTTAATCGTGAGAACTTTGAGGCGATGCAGGGCTTTCACGCCGGATGGCGTAAGTCGGGTGTCGGCGGAGCCGATGGAAAACATGGTCTGGAGGAGTATCTGCAGACCCATGTTGCCTATCTGCAATTCAGTTAA